Within the Molothrus aeneus isolate 106 chromosome 1, BPBGC_Maene_1.0, whole genome shotgun sequence genome, the region AGTGAGGTGGACTGCTCTAGTTAGATAATAGTGAAACAACATGACCTGGAGCCTTGTGATCGAAAGTCAAGCTGAAGTCAAACTTCAAATGAAGTAGCTCAAGAGTCGTATCCATGAGGCCAAAACTGTTCAACATCCTCAAAACTGACGTCAGTAGGTGTGAAcagttctgggctccccaggggAGGAAGACCACAGAATCAGTGAATGAAGGCCATTGTTTAGTGTAGAGCCACCAAGATCTTTAAAGGGCTGGAAGGATTTTTCAGGGAGGACTGAGCAAGCTGGGACTTCCAGGAGACATGGCTGGATGGGGGGTTGTTCCAAGTCAGCAATGGCACAGgtgaaaagagatgaaattCCATGGGCTGAGCAGGCAAGGCTTTTATATTGTGAGGATGGTCACAGAGTGGAAGAGGTGCAGGAGTTTGTCTGTTAAGGGAGATGAAAACCTGACCTCTCCATGGTTCTGGAAATCCTTCTCTGGGGAGCCATACTTGATCCTCTTGAGAGAGGCTGGAAGGGCTTGCAGCGCCTCCTGAGTTTCTGTGAGAATGGATGTTATTGTGATTGTTTGTGTGGTTTGAGAGTTGTGATGGGAGGGGGTCTTGTCAAGGGAATGCTGGCATGGAGAGATTTTGCTGGAGGAATGAGCAGGAGAGCATTGTTGTATCAATGCCGTTGGTATGGCAGGCCATGTGATTTTGTCATGTTCTGGATGGTCAGCATTCAACATGTTTCCTGTTTCATTCTTTGTTGTTACTGGTGGGTATCTACTTGTTTAGGAAGGTGTTGTGCCCCTTTGGTATCGAGCCCATGGGTGAGGGTGTGAGAGCTATGAAATTCAAAAAGAAGAGGAGACATGTGAGACTTTGATTCACGAAAAGTTTATTGagggaaaagaattaaaaggcAAGCGTGAGAACTTGAAGGGATCCAGAGTGAGGTAGAAGTAGAGGGGCCATCAGTGGAGGTGCTTTGCTTGCAGGAGCTGTTGGCAGCGCCCAGAGCTGGTGGTGTCAGGGGTGGTGCTGAGGGCCCTTAGCAGATGTAGCCGCCCCTTCTGCCATAGCAGCCCAGGCCTCCCAGGCCGTAGCCAAGGCCAAAGCCAAATCCACCAGagatgggctgtccctgggcattgagctcagtgcccagagcagccgaGGAGGTGGATCCGACGGCGgtgttctgggggaaggaggtcatgatgggtcctggcagggtgaccagcacaggggaagggttGATGATGACGCGGGAATCCTGgcattgcagggcacagggctcgtTGCAGCTGTTGGCCAGCGGGGTGGGTCCGCAGGGAAAGCAGATGTTGTTGCAGGCCATGGGTGTGGTGTGGAGGGTTCCTGGAAAAGAGAGAGGGGTGAGGCAGGGCAGTGGTGTGGTTGTTATGGGCGGTAATGCAGGAGGGTGAGGGAGTGTGGAGGTTGTTGTAGAGGCTGTGGGGAAGCATGAGGGCTGCTGATGTTTGCGCTGAGCGTGCTGGAAGAGAGCAGCCACGAGTGCGGGAGAAGGAAGGTCAGGGATTGAAGCTCACCTGGttgtcagcaggagcaggagtaGAAGGCTTGAGGAGAAGTGTGTGAGGGAGagaggctctgggctggcttttATGCTGGTCCtggagaggtgggacagctttGTGCTATGGCCTTGGGGCATTTTGCAGGCCACAATTCCTGGTTGACTCAGCATGGTGAGGCCTGAGGTGTGGagtgttttcttttgtgcagctctgcagtgtcaTGTTCTGATTTTGATT harbors:
- the LOC136557484 gene encoding feather beta keratin-like — encoded protein: MACNNICFPCGPTPLANSCNEPCALQCQDSRVIINPSPVLVTLPGPIMTSFPQNTAVGSTSSAALGTELNAQGQPISGGFGFGLGYGLGGLGCYGRRGGYIC